One window of the Natronomonas marina genome contains the following:
- a CDS encoding NADH-quinone oxidoreductase subunit A, whose product MSNPWIAVGALALVGIAIPLSMVAISSLLRPSVPEQGKRAIYESGEIPTGSTRIRFNIQYYLIALLFVVFDIETVLIFPWALIYSDAVAEFGLTDVLGPMLVFLAILILGLGWAWRNGAVRWVKSERAEIKSEL is encoded by the coding sequence ATGAGCAATCCATGGATCGCCGTCGGGGCGCTGGCGCTGGTGGGCATCGCGATTCCGCTGTCGATGGTCGCGATTTCGAGCCTGCTGCGGCCCAGCGTTCCCGAGCAAGGTAAACGCGCCATCTACGAGTCCGGTGAGATACCGACGGGGTCGACGCGCATCCGGTTCAACATCCAGTACTACCTGATCGCGTTGCTGTTCGTCGTCTTCGACATCGAGACGGTGCTCATCTTCCCGTGGGCACTGATCTACAGCGACGCTGTCGCCGAGTTCGGCCTGACCGACGTGCTGGGTCCGATGCTCGTCTTCCTCGCCATCCTCATCCTCGGACTCGGGTGGGCGTGGCGCAACGGTGCCGTTCGCTGGGTCAAAAGCGAGCGTGCGGAAATCAAGAGTGAACTATGA